The following are encoded together in the Oncorhynchus kisutch isolate 150728-3 linkage group LG8, Okis_V2, whole genome shotgun sequence genome:
- the LOC109895939 gene encoding UPF0561 protein C2orf68 homolog, giving the protein MEILRDDEEQELKYKRTGRLDMSHGFLHHIRRNQIARDDYDKQVKQANEHQRPRHTTTSRLPRRPDIQVYHPRRGNGSQPGVGAETEEWNESGSSTEPETHGTELFWLDYQADSGHVTSYIVLKEDKPERVVERVAEENVLDSTMRMALQARLRKEMDKRRNKAKGGEWT; this is encoded by the exons ATGGAGATTTTGCGGGATGATGAAGAACAAGAGCTCAAATATAAACGCACGGGTCGTTTGGACATGAGCCACGGTTTCTTACACCACATTCGAAGGAACCAGATTGCCAG AGATGACTATGATAAGCAGGTGAAGCAGGCCAATGAGCATCAGAGGCCCAGGCACACCACTACCTCCCGACTCCCCCGACGACCAGACATCCAAGTGTACCATCCTCGACGTGGAA ATGGATCTCAGCCAGGAGTGGGTGCAGAGACTGAGGAGTGGAATGAGAGTGGATCCAGTACAGAGCCAGAGACCCATGGAACTGAGCTCTTCTGGCTGGACTACCAGGCTGACTCTGGCCATGTCACCTCCTACATCGTACTCAAG GAGGATAAGCCAGAGAGGGTGGTGGAGCGCGTAGCAGAGGAGAATGTTCTGGACTCCACCATGAGGATGGCACTGCAGGCCCGGCTTCGAAAGGAAATGGATAAACGGCGGAACAAAGCTAAAGGGGGAGAATGGACTTGA
- the LOC109895938 gene encoding U4/U6.U5 tri-snRNP-associated protein 2 encodes MVSVKREREIDLEDDEVPVKIGRSSEDRRSRHCPYLDTINRSVLDFDFEKLCSISLSHINVYACLICGKYFQGRGLKSHAYTHSVQFTHHVFLNLHTLKFYCLPDNYEIIDSSLEDITYVLKPTFTRQHISGLDKQGKLYRAYDGTTYLPGIVGLNNIKANDYANVVLQALSNVPPLRNYFLEEENYCGIRRPPGDIMFLLVQRFGELMRKLWNPRNFKAHVSPHEMLQAVVLCSKKNFQITKQGDAVDFLSWFMNALHGALGGTKKKPSSLTKVFQGSMRIFSKKLPHPDLPPEEKVALLLKDEYQEEMSDTTFLFLTLDLPTAPLYKDEKEQLIIPQVPLFNILAKFNGNTEKEYKTYKENFLKRFQLLKLPPYLIFCIKRFTKNNFFVEKNPTIVNFPITNVDLREYLTEEAQVTEKNTTYDLVANVVHDGKPTEGAYRIHVLHHGTGKWYELQDLQVTDILPQMITLSEAYIQIWKRRESEDDTTNHTGA; translated from the exons ATGGTATCTGTAAAACGGGAGCGAGAAATTGACTTGGAAGACGATGAAG TACCTGTGAAAATTGGCCGTTCGTCCGAGGACCGCAGAAGTCGCCATTGTCCCTACCTCGACACAATCAATAG GAGTGTACTGGACTTCGATTTTGAGAAGCTATGCTCCATTTCCCTCTCCCACATCAATGTATACGCCTGTCTCATCTGTGGGAAATACTTCCAAG GTAGAGGTCTGAAGTCCCATGCCTACACTCACAGTGTGCAGTTCACCCACCATGTGTTCCTCAATCTGCACACCCTCAAGTTCTACTGTCTACCAGATAACTACGAGATCATTGACTCATCGTTGGAAGACATCACG TATGTACTGAAGCCCACATTCACCAGACAGCACATCTCTGGATTGGATAAGCAGGGAAAGCTGTATCGAGCCTATGATGGCACCACCTATCTGCCTGGCATCGTAGGGCTCAACAACATCAAGGCTAATGACTACGCTAATGTGGTGCTGCAG GCCCTGTCCAATGTGCCCCCACTGCGGAACTACTTTTTGGAAGAGGAGAATTACTGCGGCATCCGTAGGCCGCCGGGTGACATCATGTTCCTGCTGGTGCAGCGATTCGGTGAGCTGATGCGCAAGCTGTGGAACCCACGGAACTTCAAGGCCCATGTGTCGCCCCACGAGATGTTGCAGGCCGTAGTGCTGTGCAGCAAGAAGAACTTCCAGATCACCAAGCAGG GGGATGCTGTGGACTTCCTGTCATGGTTCATGAATGCTCTGCACGGCGCACTGGGAGGAACCAAGAAGAAACCCT CAAGCCTTACCAAAGTGTTCCAGGGTTCCATGCGTATCTTCTCCAAGAAGCTTCCTCACCCAGATTTG ccacCAGAAGAGAAGGTGGCTCTACTTCTGAAGGACGAGTACCAGGAGGAGATGTCTGACACCACCTTCCTCTTCTTGACCCTTGACCTCCCCACAGCTCCGCTGTATAAGGATGAGAAGGAGCAGCTCATCATCCCACAGGTCCCCCTCTTCAACATCCTGGCCAAGTTCAATGGCAACACAGAGAAG GAGTATAAAACATACAAAGAGAATTTCCTCAAGAGGTTCCAGTTGCTCAAGCTGCCCCCCTATCTCATCTTCTGCATCAAGAGGTTTACCAAGAACaatttctttgtggagaagaaccCCACCATTGTCAACTTCCCCATCAC GAACGTAGACCTTCGTGAGTATCTGACAGAGGAAGCACAGGTCACAGAGAAGAACACAACCTATGACCTGGTGGCCAATGTGGTGCATGATGGGAAGCCCACTGAGGGGGCATACAGAATACATGTCCTGCATCAT GGCACTGGAAAGTGGTACGAGCTCCAGGACCTGCAGGTGACAGATATCCTGCCCCAGATGATCACACTGTCAGAGGCTTACATTCAG ATTTGGAAAAGAAGAGAGAGCGAAGATGACACAACTAACCACACTGGGGCATGA